Proteins found in one Leptidea sinapis chromosome 23, ilLepSina1.1, whole genome shotgun sequence genomic segment:
- the LOC126971111 gene encoding esterase 6-like, protein MWIIVSFLFLVPLSPGVRGADELTVKLKQGYVQGYLDPDGGFYAFYGIPYATAPTGDNKFKAPLPGPVWLDVFKAVDDTIICPQKDFFNLLPKKMRIKADCLIANVFVPDTKEKNLPVVVHIHGGGFHIGYGNLNTYKHLIRSKRIIFVTFNYRLGPYGFLCLGTKDAPGNAGMKDQLALLRWVNQNIAEFGGNPEDVTIDGYSAGSSSIDLLMLSENARGLFHKAIPESGAGVAAFSVQTDPIANAIEYAKLLNYTGPGSVAELEKYYKSLPYELLVSGDVTAREDSVFLMSPCIESKENKDAFLSESPDNILKSGLYPKIPILYGFSSMEGLLRLESFDKWKQEMNDNFEAFLSPDLKFKNEDQKKKVTRKIREFYFGKTEINNDQILNFINYFTDVMFSYPTLRSVKLHVEAGHKQIYLYEFSFVYDELPIIPHTNIRGAGHCSETATVADGSPTLNYTNSRLQEMRNLTRSIWLNFITTGKPIPEDSELPPWPPVRKSWSPHMLLDLPLSLRGSLLKERTLFWDRIYKEHYQQPMPPLGSSRRKILGETNTIECK, encoded by the exons ATGTGGATAATAGTCAGTTTTTTGTTTCTTGTACCTTTGTCGCCTGGTGTGCGAGGGGCTGATGAGCTAACAGTGAAGTTGAAACAAGGATATGTCCAAGGATATTTGGATCCCGATGGAGGATTTTACGCGTTCTATGGAATCCCGTATGCTACTGCACCAACTGGTGATAATAAGTTTAAG GCTCCCCTTCCCGGTCCAGTATGGCTGGATGTTTTTAAAGCTGTTGATGATACTATTATCTGCCcacaaaaagatttttttaatttacttccaAAAAAAATGAGAATAAAAGCAGACTGCCTCATAGCAAATGTATTTGTGCCAGATACAAAGGAGAAGAATCTACCAGTAGTGGTGCACATCCACGGTGGCGGCTTCCATATTGGCTATggaaatttaaatacttataaacatttgATCAGAAGCAAGagaataatttttgtaacatttaaTTACCGACTTGGACCATATGGATTCTTATGTCTTGGAACAAAAGACGCTCCAGGTAATGCTGGGATGAAAGATCAGCTGGCTTTGCTACGCTGGGTTAATCAAAATATTGCCGAATTTGGTGGCAATCCTGAAGATGTTACTATTGACGGATATAGCGCTGGTTCCTCGTCAATCGATCTGTTAATGCTATCGGAAAATGCAAGAGGACTGTTTCATAAGGCTATACCAGAGAGTGGCGCTGGAGTTGCAGCATTTAGTGTACAAACAGACCCTATAGCGAACGCTATAGAATATGCAAAACTACTAAATTATACAGGTCCTGGTAGTGTTGctgaattagaaaaatattacaaaagccTACCTTACGAATTGCTTGTATCAGGTGACGTAACGGCCAGAGAAGATTCAGTGTTTTTGATGTCACCTTGTATTGAAAGTAAAGAAAACAAAGATGCCTTTTTATCTGAAAGTCCTGATAATATCTTGAAAAGTGGTCTTTATCCGAAAATACCGATATTATACGGATTTTCATCAATGGAAGGACTTTTACGTTTAGAGTCGTTTGATAAATGGAAACAGGAAATGAATGATAATTTCGAAGCATTTCTTTCTcctgatttaaaatttaaaaacgaaGATCAAAAGAAAAAAGTTACTAGGAAAATTAGAgagttttattttggaaaaactGAGATAAACAATGatcaaattttgaattttattaattattttactgatGTTATGTTTTCTTATCCTACATTAAGATCAGTGAAATTACACGTAGAGGCGGGacacaaacaaatatatttgtatgaattcTCATTCGTTTACGATGAACTTCCCATCATTCCACATACAAATATTCGTGGAGCTGGTCATTGCAGTGAAACGGCTACTGTAGCTGATGGATCTCCTACTTTGAATTACACAAACTCAAGGCTTCAAGAGATGAGGAATTTGACAAGGAGTATCTGGTTAAACTTTATAACTACTGG gaAACCAATTCCTGAAGATTCAGAGCTGCCTCCTTGGCCACCAGTAAGGAAGAGCTGGTCACCACATATGTTACTAGATCTACCGTTGAGCCTCAGGGGTTCTTTACTGAAGGAACGTACTCTGTTCTGGGATCGGATTTACAAAGAACATTATCAGCAGCCAATGCCACCACTGGGCTCATCACGTAGAAAAATTCTAGGTGAAACCAATACAATTGAGtgcaaataa